A region of the Massilia sp. erpn genome:
CAATAAGTATATATGTCCAAGACAAATTTCATCAAGCTGTCACAAAACCCGGCGCCCGCCGCTAACGGCTGCGCGTCCAGTAGCCTGGCTGGGCGTAGACGGCTTTCAACTCGTCGATGAAGAAGCGGATCTTGGCTGGCAGATGGCGCTGCTGTAGGTAAACGGCCGTGATGTCGTAATCGGGCAAGGCATAGTCGTCCAGTACCGTAATCAGGCTGCCCTCCGCCAGTTGCGCCTGGATCTCCCAGGTCGAGCGCCAAGCCAGGCCCAGCCCCTCGCACGCCCAACGGTGCAATAGCTCGCCGTCATTGCAGTCCAGATTCCCTTGCGCCTTCACCGTGACGGCCTTGCCGTTCTGCTGGAAGTACCAGCCGCGCTGCTGCCCGCCCTGCAGATTGAAGGCCAGGCAGTTGTGCTGGGCCAGGTCGTCCAGCGTGCGGGGAATGCCATGGCGCTCGAAGTATTCCGGCGTGCCGCACACCACCCGGCGGTTGCTGGCCAGTTTGACCGCGACGAAGCTCGGGTCGATCACGCCGCCGATGCGGATGCCGAGGTCATAGCCTTCGCGCACCAGATCGATCACCTGATCGGTCAGATTGAAGGAGACCTGCACCTCGGGATTGGCGCGCAAAAATGCCGGCGCATGCGGCGCCACATGCTGCCGCCCGAACGAGGCGGGCGCCGACACGATCAGGTGGCCGGTGGCCTTGTGCCGCCCTTCCGAGATATTGCGTTCCGCCACATCGAAGTCCGATAAGAGCTTGCGGCAGTCTTCCAGAAAGACCGAGCCCTGTTCGGTCAGCGTCAGATGGCGCGTGGTGCGGTGCATCAGCTTCACGCCCAGGCGGCGTTCCAGCGCATCGATGCGGCGGCCCAGCATCACCGGCGTGATGTTCTGCACCAGCGCGGCGCGCGCCAGGCTGCCCTTCTCCACCACGGCCACGAAGGCCTCGATCTGTTTGAGCTTGTCCATGAATTCATTATTCCATACCTGGAGTATCGAATAAAACGATTTTTTGTCGTCTTATCACGGCTGGACAATGCCGATAGCATACAAAACATCAAGAACCGCAATTCACACAAACAGGAGATCGATATGGCAAAGATGACGGCGGCCGAAGCGGCTGTCCATGTTATGGAAAAGGAAGGCGTGAGCGCGGCGTTCGGCGTGCCCGGCGCCGCCATCAATCCGCTGTACGCCGCACTGAAAAAACGCAATAGCGTGCGCCACGTCCTGGCGCGCCATGTGGAAGGCGCTTCGCATATGGCTGAAGGCTATACCCGCGCCAAGGCGGGCAATATCGGCGTCTGCATCGGTACCTCCGGTCCGGCCGGCACGGACATGATCACCGGCCTGTATTCGGCCCAGGCGGATTCGATTCCCATCCTCTGCATTACCGGCCAGGCGCCGCGCGCCCGCATGTTCAAGGAGGATTTCCAGGCCGTCGATATCGAATCCATCGCCAAGCCCGTAACCAAATGGGCCGTAACCGTGCGCGAACCGGCCCAGGTGCCGCGCGTGTTCCAGCAAGCCTTCCACCTGATGCGTTCCGGCCGCCCCGGTCCCGTGCTGATTGATCTGCCCTTCGACGTGCAAGTGGCACAGATCGAATTCGACCCCGACACGTATGAGCCGCTGCCGGTCTACAAGCCCGCCGCCAGCCGCGCCCAGATCGAGAAAGCGCTGGCTATGCTGAACGAGGCCGAGCATCCGCTGATCACGGCAGGCGGCGGCATCATCAACGCCGATGCTTCCAAGCTGCTGGTGGAGTTCTCGGAAATCGTCAACGTGCCGGTGATTCCAACGCTGATGGGCTGGGGCAGCATTCCGGACGACCATCCGCTGATGGCGGGCATGGCGGGCCTGCAAACCAGCCATCGCTACGGTAACGCCACCGTGCTGGCCTCGGACTTCATGCTGGGTATCGGCAACCGCTGGGCCAACCGCCATACCGGCTCGATCGAAGTGTTCACCCAGGACCGCACCTTCGTCCACGTCGATATCGAGCCGACCCAGATCGGGCGAGTGTTCGGACCGGATTACGGCATCGTGTCGGATGCCGGCATCGCCCTGGCGCTGTTCGTGGAAGTGGCGCGCGAGTGGAAGGCGCAGGGCAAGCTGCGCGACCGCAGCGGCTGGGTGCATCAGTGCCAGGAACGCAAGCGCACCATGCTGCGCCGTACCGACTACGAGAACGTGCCGGTCAAGCCGCTGCGCGTGTACGAGGAGATGAACAAGTTTTTCGGCCGCGACACGCGCTATATCTCCAGCATCGGCCTGTCGCAGATCGCGGCGGCGCAATTCCTGCATGTCTACCACCCGCGCCACTGGATCAACTGCGGCCAGGCCGGCCCGCTGGGCTGGACTATCCCTGCGGCGCTGGGCGTGCGCTCCTCCGATCCGCACGGCGACATCGTGGCCATATCGGGCGACTACGACTTCCAGTTCCTGATCGAGGAACTGGCCGTGGGCGCCCAATTTAAGCTGCCGTATATCCATGTGCTGGTGAATAACTCCTATCTGGGCCTGATCCGCCAGGCCCAGCGCAATTTCGATATCGACTACTGCGTGCAGCTCGCCTTCGAGAACGTGAATGCACCGGAACTGAACGGCTATGGTGTCGATCACGTCGCCGTGGTGGAAGGCCTGGGCTGCAAGGCGATCCGCGTCTTCAAGCCGGATGAAATCATTCCCGCTTTTGAGAAAGCGCGGGAACTGATCAAGCAATACAGCGTGCCGGTGGTGGTGGAAGTGATCCTGGAACGCGTGACCAATATCGCCATGGGCACCGAGATCAACGCCATCAACGAATTCAACGACGTGCTGGACGTGGCCTGAGCGCCCGCCATCCAAGGAGACACGCTATGCCAAAGTTTGCCGCCAATCTGACCATGCTGTTCAACGAATTGCAATTCCTCGACCGTTTCGGCGCCGCCGCCAAGGCGGGTTTCACGGGCGTTGAATTCCTCTTTCCCTACGATTTCGAGCCGGAGCAGATCGCGGCCCAGTTGGACAAGCAGCAGCTGCAAATGGTGCTGCACAATCTGCCGGCCGGGAACTGGGCGGCGGGCGAACGCGGCATCGCCTGCCATCCGGGCCGGGTGCAGGAATTCCGCGATGGCGTGGAGCAGGCCATCCGCTACGCGAAGGCGCTGGGAACGCAGCGCATCAACTGCCTGGTTGGCATTCTGCCGCAGGGCGTTGAACGCGCCGTCGCGCAGCAAGTCCTGGTACAGAACCTGAAATTCGCCGCCGACCGCTTGAAGGAAGAAGGCTTGCCGCTGCTGATCGAGCCGATCAACACCTTCGATATACCCGGCTTCTTCCTGTCCAACACGCGCCAGGCGCTGGAGCTGATCGACGCCGTGGCTTCGGACAATCTCTTCCTGCAGTACGACATCTATCACATGCAGCGCATGGAGGGCGAGCTGGCGGCCACGATCAAGGCCAATCTGCATCTGATCCGCCATATCCAGCTGGCCGACAATCCGGGCCGCTTCGAACCCGGCACCGGCGAAATCAATTACCGCTACCTGCTCGCCCTGCTGGACGAAATCAAATACCAGGGCTGGGTGGGCTGCGAGTACAAGCCGCGCAACGGCACGGTCGATGGCCTGGGCTGGCGCAGCGCCCTCGTCGCCTGAAGCAATCCAATAACACTCAAGGAGATCAACATGGCAAAAGTAGGTTTTATCGGTCTTGGCATCATGGGCGCCCCGATGGCGGGCCATCTGCAGGCGGGCGGGCATAAGCTGTATCTGCACGACCTGAAAAATCCCCCGGCAAACCTGGTGGAAAACCATGCCACCGTCTGCACCTCCGCCGCCGAGGTGGCCAAGCGCGCCGACATCATCTTCATCATGGTGCCGGACACGCCCCATGTCGAAGCCGCGCTGTTCGGCGAAGATGGCGTGGCCGCTGGCCTGAGCGCGGGCAAGATCGTGGTCGACATGAGCTCCATCTCGCCCATCGCCACCAAGGAATTCGCCAAGAAGATCAACAAGAAAAGCTGCGCCTATCTGGATGCCCCGGTATCCGGCGGCGAGGTGGGCGCGAAAGCCGCATCGCTGACCATCATGGTGGGCGGCCCGCAGGAAGCCTTCGATACCGTCAAGCCGCTGTTTGAGCTGATGGGCAAGAACATCACCCTGGTGGGCGGCAATGGCGACGGCCAGACCACCAAGGTCGCCAACCAGATCATCGTGGCCCTGAATATCCAGGCGGTGGCGGAGGCGCTGCTGTTCGCTTCCAAGGCCGGCGCCGATCCGGCCAAGGTGCGCGAGGCGCTGATGGGCGGCTTTGCATCCTCGCGCATCCTGGAAGTGCATGGCGAGCGCATGGTGAAGCGCACCTTCAATCCAGGCTTCCGCATCGAACTGCATCAGAAGGACTTGAATCTGGCGCTGCAAGGGGCGAAAACCCTGGGCGTATCGCTACCGAATACGGCCACGGCGCAGGAACTGATGAATGCCTGCGCCGCCAATGGCCTGAGTGGATTGGATCACTCGGCGCTGTGCCAAGCCATCGAACTGATGTCCAACCATAAGATCGCGCAAGCCTGATTCCCTTATTCACGCAAGAGAGAACCAAATCATGGCCGTCAACCATCCCCGCCAGTTCCTGCTGGAGCTGTACCAATCCGCCCTTGCCGCCGTCAGCGCCAGCGGGCGCCTACCGCCCTTCCTGCCTGCCCCGCCGGACAAGGGACGCACCCTGGTGATCGGCGCCGGCAAGGGCGCGGCGGCCATGGCGCAGGCGGTGGAGCGCAACTGGCAAGGCCCACTTTCCGGCCTGGTGGTGACGCGCTACGGCCATGGCGCGCCCTGCGAGCGCATCGAGGTGGTGGAAGCCGCGCATCCCGTGCCGGACGAAGCGGGCCACCGCGCGGCCCAGCGCATGCTCGACATGGTGCAGGGTCTGGGCGAGGACGACCTGGTGCTCTGCCTGATTTCAGGCGGAGGCTCGGCCCTGCTCGCACTGCCCGCCGAAGGCATCAGCCTGCAGCAGAAGCAGGCCTTGAACAAGGCTTTGCTGCACAGCGGCGCCACCATCGCCGAGATGAATTGCGTGCGCAAGCATCTTTCCGCCATCAAGGGCGGCCGCCTGGCACTGGCCTGCGGCAAGGCGCGTGTGGTGACGCTGCTGATTTCCGACGTGCCGGGCGACGATCCGCGCATCATCGCCAGCGGCCCTACCCTGCCCGACGCCAGCACCAGTGCCGAAGCCCTGGCCATCCTGCAAAAATACCGCATCGAGATTCCGGCGAATGTGCAACGCCACCTGTCATCCGCCGCCAGCGAAACGCCCAAGCCGGGCGATGCGCGCTTCGAAGGGCATAGCCATCACGTGATCGCCAAGGCGCAGGATGCACTGGAAGCGGCGGCCGCCACGGCGCGCGCCGCCGGCATCACGTCCTACATCCTGTCCGACGGCATCGAAGGCGAAGCACGCGATATTGGCTTGATGCACGCAGCGCTGGCGCGCCAGATCGTGGCGCGCAGCCAGCCGTTTGCGCGGCCCTGCGTGCTGCTGTCCGGCGGCGAAACCACGGTCACGGTGCGCGGCAACGGCCGCGGCGGACGTAATGTGGAATTCCTGCTCAGCCTCGCCATCGCGCTGGAAGGCGCGCCTGGCGTGTACGCCCTGGCCTGCGATACCGACGGCATCGACGGCTCGGAAGACAATGCCGGCGCCCTCTATCAGCCCGACACGCTGGCGCGGGCCGAAGCGCGTGGACTGCGGCCGCGCGCCCTGCTCGACAACAACGATGGCTACGGCTTCTTCAGCGCGCTGAACGATCTGATCGTCAGCGGGCCAACCCGCACCAATGTCAACGACTTCCGCGCCATCCTCATCCTGTGAAAGAAGGAACCGCCATGCGCCGCGAACGTAAAGCCAAAATCGTCGCCACCCTCGGCCCGGCCAGCTCGGACCGGGCTACCATCCAAGCCCTGTGCGAAGCCGGAGCCGACATGTTCCGCTTCAATTTCAGCCACGGCTCGCATGCCGACCACCAGCGCCGCTACGAGATCGTGCGCGAGATCGAAGCCGCGCTGGGCCGTCCCATCGCCATCCTGGCCGACCTGCAGGGTCCGAAGCTGCGCGTGGGTCAGATCGCCGGCGGCACGGCCCAGCTAATCGCAGGTTCAGAATTCGTGCTGGATCAGAATCCAGCACCCGGTAGCGCGGCGCGCGTCTGCTTGCCCCATCCCGAACTGTTCGCCGCCGTGCAGCCCGGCCAATCCCTGCTGCTGGACGACGGCAAGCTGCGCCTGGAAGTGCTGGCCTGCGATGCGGTCAGCATCCGCACCCGCGTGGTCAATGGCGGCACGCTGTCCGACCGCAAAGGCGTGAACGTGCCGGACGCCGTGCTGCCCATCCCTGCCCTCACAGCCAAGGACCGCGCCGATCTGGACTTCGCCTTGTCGCTGGGCGTGGATTGGGTAGCGCTTTCCTTTGTCCAGCGCCCCGAGGATCTGCAGGAAGCGCATGCGCTAATCCACGGCCGCGCCGGCCTGCTGGCCAAGCTGGAAAAGCCTGCCGCACTGGAGCAGCTGGAGGAAATCGTCGCCCTGTCCGATGCGGTGATGGTGGCGCGCGGCGACCTGGGCGTGGAGCTTCCACCTGAGCGCGTGCCCGGCGTACAGAAACGCATCGTGCGCATCTGCCGCAAGCATGGCAAGCCGGTGGTGATCGCCACGCAGATGCTGGAGTCGATGATTTCCGCGCCGGTGCCGACGCGGGCCGAAGCTTCCGACGTGGCCAATGCCGTGTACGAAGGCGCCGACGCCGTGATGCTGTCGGCCGAATCGGCCAGCGGCACTTACCCGGTGCAGGCGGTCGCCATCATGAACCGCATCCTGGCCGAAGTGGAGCGTGACCCGCTCTACCCCAAGCTGATCGACGCCCAGCACGAAGCGCCCCTGCCCACGCGCGGCGATGCCATTTGTTCGGCCCTGCGCAACGCCGGCGCGGTACTGGGCGTGGCTGCCACCGTGACCTACACCACGTCCGGACATACCAGCCTGCGCGCCGCGCGCGAACGCGCCATGGCGCCCATTCTCAGCATCACGCCACGGCGCGAAACGGCGCGCCGCCTGGCGCTGGCATGGGGAGTGCACAGCACCATCAGCCCCGATGTCAGCAACGTGGACGAGATGGTGGCGGCGGCTTGCCGCACCGCGCTGCGTGAAGGCTTCGTCCGGCCCGGCGACCAGATCGCCATCGCCGCCGGCTCCCCCTTCGGCCAGCCCGGTACCACCAACCTGCTGCGCCTGGCCGAAATCTGGCCGCCGCGATAGCTTAAGTAAGACCACCGGCGAAACCTCTCACCTCGCCTGGATGCAGCCGGTGTGGTCAATCCGATACAGTGCGGCCGCCACAACGCCTCCTGGCCGTCCTTTAACTGCATCAAGAACATGCGTACTTAACTTGCCCATTCTGCCTCTCTCCCGTTTAATGTTTGGTGGATGCCCAAAAATCATATACGGCGAAACTCAAGGACATATAAGCTGGCGCGGATAACAGCCATGGCACGCACTCACATAATCGAAACAGCAACACCCCATATACACAATAAATCAGGAGACAAGAGCATGCAGAACCCCGTAGCTATCCTCGCCGCCAGCGCCTTTGCCGTACTGGCCCTGTGTGGTCCGCAGCAAGCCATGGCGGCCGACTGGAGCGACACATCGATAGGCTACCGCTACGGCACGCGCTATGCCGAGCCTTACAACGGCGCCGACATCAAGAAGAGCATCCTCAACGTGACCCATGCCAGCGGCTACAAGTACGGCACGAATTTCATGAACCTGGACTTCCTGATGTCGGACGGGAAGGACGCCAATGCCAATGAAGCCTATCTGCTCTACCGCCACACGCTCGACATCGGCAAGGTCAGTGGCCGCGAATTCAAATTCGGCCCGGTGCGCGGCCTTGGCTTCACCGCTGGCCTGGACCTGAACACCAAGAACGATCCCGGCTACGGTTCGAAAAAGCGCATGTTCGTGGCCGGCCCCACGCTGATGCTGGACGTGCCGGGCTTCCTGAACGTGAGCGTGTTCGCCCTGTGGGAGAGCAATAAGCCGGTGGGCGTGACGGAACGCTACAGCTACGACACGCACGCCATGCTGAATGCGGTGTGGGGGATTCCGGTCGGCTCCCTGCCGCTCAGCTTCGAGGGCTACCTGAACTACATCGCATCCAAGGGCAGGAATGAATTCGGCGGCCCGACGTCGGCGGAAACCAATCTTGAAATGATGCTGATGTATGACGCCAGCGGCGCTTTAAGCCTGCCGAAGAACAGCTTCCGCCTTGGCCTGCAGTACCAGTATTGGCGCAATAAATTCGGCAATCCGCACAATGTGCCGGGCAGCCTGGCGAAAACGCCGATGGTGCGCGCGGAGTACCACTTCTAAACAAGCTAAACGGCCGGTGTAACGCAGCGCTCGATCATCGCCAGCAGCACGGCGATGTCGAGCGGCTTGGCCAGCCAGGCGCTGGCTCCGGCCTGCATGCACAACTGCTCGTCCATCACCCGCGCATCGCCGCTCATGGCGATGATGGGCAGCTGGCGCAAACTCGGCGTGGCGCGGATGCTGCGCATGGCCTCGTAGCCATCCATCACCGGCATCGCCACATCCATCAGCACCAGCGCCGTATCGGGATGCTCGGCCAGCCGCTCCAGCGCGGCACGGCCATGCTCCGCCTCCACCACCTGCATGCCGCGCCCGGACAGCAATGTGCCAAGCGAAAAGACATTGCGCATATCGTCGTCCACCAGCAGCACTTTCTTGCCGTCCAAGGTGGGGTAAGCGCCATAAGGCAGGGCTGGCGCCGCGCGCTGAGCGGGCGGCTTGTAGGTCGGTGCGGCCTCCAGCGGCAGATACAGGATGAAGGTGCTGCCCGGCCCCTCATTGGCCTGCAGACGCAGCGCGCCACCCATCTGGCAGGCCAGCTGGCGCGAGATCGATAGGCCCAGACCCGCGCCGCCGTAGCTGCGGCCTATGCTGCCATCGGCCTGGCGGAAGGCCTCGAAAATCAGCTCGCGCTTGGAAGGTGGCACGCCGATGCCGCTGTCGCGCACGGCGATGCTGAGCGCGGGTACGGTCAACACGCCTTCGATCAGGTCCATCCGTATCAGCACGCCGCCGCGCGCGGTGAACTTGAAGGCATTCGACAGCAGGTTTTTCAATACCTGGCGCGTGCGGTCCAGGTCAATGCACACCAATTGCGGCAAGGCGCCGGCATACTCGATGCGGAACTCCAGGCCTTTGGCCTCGGCCTCGGGTCTGAAAGCCGGCAGCAGCGTCTCGCAGATCTGGCGGCTGGCCACCTGTTCCAGACTCAGCGCAACCCGGCCGCTACCCGAACGAGAGAGGTCGAGGATATCGTTGATCAGGGCCAGCAAATCCTTGCCAGCCTGCTGGATAATGCCGGCATACTCGGTCTGCTTGGCCGTCAGATTGCCTTCGCGGTTTTCGCGCAGCACGGCGGCCAGCACCAGCATGCTGTTCAAAGGCGTGCGCAGTTCATGCGAGACATTCGCCAGGAATTCGGAGCGGAAGGTGTTCACTCGCTCCAGCTCCGCATTGTTCTGCCGCAGGGCTTCCTGCTGCAGGCGCAGCTCCCCGGCCTGCTGCTGGGTCTTCTCCAGCAGGACTTCGGTGCGGTGGCGCGACATGCTGACGCCGATGCTGGCGGCAATGCTGTCGCGCGCCCGCTCCAGGAATTCGCGCTCGGTCTCGCTAAAAGGCCGCAGGCAGGCCAGCTCCAGCGCCCCCACCACGCTGCCCGCATGCAGCAGGGGCAGCGCCGCCAGCGCCGTGGCATCGCAGGAACCGAGGGCCGAAGTGATGCCCAGATAGCCAGGCGGCACCTGACTCAGAAAGATGGCGCGCCGGTCGCGCACCGCCTGGCCTAGCACGCCCTCGCCTTGCAGCAGGCGGCCGGGCCGGGCCAACTGGCCATTCAGCGCATAGCCCACGCTCAGGCTGAGCTGCCCACCGCCCTCCTGCAGCAGATAGATTGCACCGGCGCCGGCGTCCAGACGCCGCGCCAGATAACCCAGGGCCGCCTCCGCCCCCGTCTCAGCGGAAAACTCGCCACGCATCAAATCGCCCAATTCATTGAGGCCCGTCTTCAGCCAGTCACGCGCACTTTCGTCGGCACGATGCTGGCGCAGCGCCTGGGTCATCTGGACGAAGGCGCCATCCAGCGCGCCCTGCATGCGGCTCATGCTGAGCAAGGCCGCCACCAGCCGCCCCGCCTCGTTACGGCCTGCGGCCACGCCGTCCAGTGATGGCGGCGAGGCCGGCTTCAGCGCCTGCTCCATATCGCCGTTGGCGATCGCTTCCACCGTGTGCAGGCGCGCCTCCGTACCCTCGGTCATGGTCTGCGCCGCGTGCATGGTCTGGGCCATAGGCACCGTGACCGAGCGCACCACGCGTATGCCGAAGCCCACCATCAGCACGGCCAGCGCACCCAGCGCCAAGGACAGATTGCGCCGGGTGCCTTCCAGTTCGTCCGCTCGTCCGGCCAGCACCGTTTCCAGCGCCGCCAGCGTATTGCTGCTCAAACGCTGCTGCGCATCGAGCGCCCCGGTCAGGCGCACAAAATACTCCCATGGCGCCGCA
Encoded here:
- a CDS encoding LysR family transcriptional regulator — its product is MDKLKQIEAFVAVVEKGSLARAALVQNITPVMLGRRIDALERRLGVKLMHRTTRHLTLTEQGSVFLEDCRKLLSDFDVAERNISEGRHKATGHLIVSAPASFGRQHVAPHAPAFLRANPEVQVSFNLTDQVIDLVREGYDLGIRIGGVIDPSFVAVKLASNRRVVCGTPEYFERHGIPRTLDDLAQHNCLAFNLQGGQQRGWYFQQNGKAVTVKAQGNLDCNDGELLHRWACEGLGLAWRSTWEIQAQLAEGSLITVLDDYALPDYDITAVYLQQRHLPAKIRFFIDELKAVYAQPGYWTRSR
- a CDS encoding glycerate kinase: MAVNHPRQFLLELYQSALAAVSASGRLPPFLPAPPDKGRTLVIGAGKGAAAMAQAVERNWQGPLSGLVVTRYGHGAPCERIEVVEAAHPVPDEAGHRAAQRMLDMVQGLGEDDLVLCLISGGGSALLALPAEGISLQQKQALNKALLHSGATIAEMNCVRKHLSAIKGGRLALACGKARVVTLLISDVPGDDPRIIASGPTLPDASTSAEALAILQKYRIEIPANVQRHLSSAASETPKPGDARFEGHSHHVIAKAQDALEAAAATARAAGITSYILSDGIEGEARDIGLMHAALARQIVARSQPFARPCVLLSGGETTVTVRGNGRGGRNVEFLLSLAIALEGAPGVYALACDTDGIDGSEDNAGALYQPDTLARAEARGLRPRALLDNNDGYGFFSALNDLIVSGPTRTNVNDFRAILIL
- a CDS encoding ATP-binding protein translates to MKTLLSRLLLWQTFLLLAAMGTVLVALPFGLFLNESNKAIEVARQEARGIPPTRALLALLRSLQQHRGLSNMADLGFNEAEAGLATSRQAVDKSFFTMETLLLPLGDTALLADFQQARDQWQALLTRRSVRTLSANGSFDAHNQLVARLLKLHEKLIDHFGLRLDPAASSYFLMNAALVEAPQLADSMSRLRGGGAAALALHQAGQEERLALHGLIDRAGYHLNAIRALLDYAVDADPELARSLSPVAKASLDDGAAALAEAAQAVVRSSRLDAAPWEYFVRLTGALDAQQRLSSNTLAALETVLAGRADELEGTRRNLSLALGALAVLMVGFGIRVVRSVTVPMAQTMHAAQTMTEGTEARLHTVEAIANGDMEQALKPASPPSLDGVAAGRNEAGRLVAALLSMSRMQGALDGAFVQMTQALRQHRADESARDWLKTGLNELGDLMRGEFSAETGAEAALGYLARRLDAGAGAIYLLQEGGGQLSLSVGYALNGQLARPGRLLQGEGVLGQAVRDRRAIFLSQVPPGYLGITSALGSCDATALAALPLLHAGSVVGALELACLRPFSETEREFLERARDSIAASIGVSMSRHRTEVLLEKTQQQAGELRLQQEALRQNNAELERVNTFRSEFLANVSHELRTPLNSMLVLAAVLRENREGNLTAKQTEYAGIIQQAGKDLLALINDILDLSRSGSGRVALSLEQVASRQICETLLPAFRPEAEAKGLEFRIEYAGALPQLVCIDLDRTRQVLKNLLSNAFKFTARGGVLIRMDLIEGVLTVPALSIAVRDSGIGVPPSKRELIFEAFRQADGSIGRSYGGAGLGLSISRQLACQMGGALRLQANEGPGSTFILYLPLEAAPTYKPPAQRAAPALPYGAYPTLDGKKVLLVDDDMRNVFSLGTLLSGRGMQVVEAEHGRAALERLAEHPDTALVLMDVAMPVMDGYEAMRSIRATPSLRQLPIIAMSGDARVMDEQLCMQAGASAWLAKPLDIAVLLAMIERCVTPAV
- a CDS encoding outer envelope protein, yielding MQNPVAILAASAFAVLALCGPQQAMAADWSDTSIGYRYGTRYAEPYNGADIKKSILNVTHASGYKYGTNFMNLDFLMSDGKDANANEAYLLYRHTLDIGKVSGREFKFGPVRGLGFTAGLDLNTKNDPGYGSKKRMFVAGPTLMLDVPGFLNVSVFALWESNKPVGVTERYSYDTHAMLNAVWGIPVGSLPLSFEGYLNYIASKGRNEFGGPTSAETNLEMMLMYDASGALSLPKNSFRLGLQYQYWRNKFGNPHNVPGSLAKTPMVRAEYHF
- the hyi gene encoding hydroxypyruvate isomerase, with amino-acid sequence MPKFAANLTMLFNELQFLDRFGAAAKAGFTGVEFLFPYDFEPEQIAAQLDKQQLQMVLHNLPAGNWAAGERGIACHPGRVQEFRDGVEQAIRYAKALGTQRINCLVGILPQGVERAVAQQVLVQNLKFAADRLKEEGLPLLIEPINTFDIPGFFLSNTRQALELIDAVASDNLFLQYDIYHMQRMEGELAATIKANLHLIRHIQLADNPGRFEPGTGEINYRYLLALLDEIKYQGWVGCEYKPRNGTVDGLGWRSALVA
- the glxR gene encoding 2-hydroxy-3-oxopropionate reductase, with protein sequence MNMAKVGFIGLGIMGAPMAGHLQAGGHKLYLHDLKNPPANLVENHATVCTSAAEVAKRADIIFIMVPDTPHVEAALFGEDGVAAGLSAGKIVVDMSSISPIATKEFAKKINKKSCAYLDAPVSGGEVGAKAASLTIMVGGPQEAFDTVKPLFELMGKNITLVGGNGDGQTTKVANQIIVALNIQAVAEALLFASKAGADPAKVREALMGGFASSRILEVHGERMVKRTFNPGFRIELHQKDLNLALQGAKTLGVSLPNTATAQELMNACAANGLSGLDHSALCQAIELMSNHKIAQA
- the pyk gene encoding pyruvate kinase, with the translated sequence MRRERKAKIVATLGPASSDRATIQALCEAGADMFRFNFSHGSHADHQRRYEIVREIEAALGRPIAILADLQGPKLRVGQIAGGTAQLIAGSEFVLDQNPAPGSAARVCLPHPELFAAVQPGQSLLLDDGKLRLEVLACDAVSIRTRVVNGGTLSDRKGVNVPDAVLPIPALTAKDRADLDFALSLGVDWVALSFVQRPEDLQEAHALIHGRAGLLAKLEKPAALEQLEEIVALSDAVMVARGDLGVELPPERVPGVQKRIVRICRKHGKPVVIATQMLESMISAPVPTRAEASDVANAVYEGADAVMLSAESASGTYPVQAVAIMNRILAEVERDPLYPKLIDAQHEAPLPTRGDAICSALRNAGAVLGVAATVTYTTSGHTSLRAARERAMAPILSITPRRETARRLALAWGVHSTISPDVSNVDEMVAAACRTALREGFVRPGDQIAIAAGSPFGQPGTTNLLRLAEIWPPR
- the gcl gene encoding glyoxylate carboligase, which codes for MAKMTAAEAAVHVMEKEGVSAAFGVPGAAINPLYAALKKRNSVRHVLARHVEGASHMAEGYTRAKAGNIGVCIGTSGPAGTDMITGLYSAQADSIPILCITGQAPRARMFKEDFQAVDIESIAKPVTKWAVTVREPAQVPRVFQQAFHLMRSGRPGPVLIDLPFDVQVAQIEFDPDTYEPLPVYKPAASRAQIEKALAMLNEAEHPLITAGGGIINADASKLLVEFSEIVNVPVIPTLMGWGSIPDDHPLMAGMAGLQTSHRYGNATVLASDFMLGIGNRWANRHTGSIEVFTQDRTFVHVDIEPTQIGRVFGPDYGIVSDAGIALALFVEVAREWKAQGKLRDRSGWVHQCQERKRTMLRRTDYENVPVKPLRVYEEMNKFFGRDTRYISSIGLSQIAAAQFLHVYHPRHWINCGQAGPLGWTIPAALGVRSSDPHGDIVAISGDYDFQFLIEELAVGAQFKLPYIHVLVNNSYLGLIRQAQRNFDIDYCVQLAFENVNAPELNGYGVDHVAVVEGLGCKAIRVFKPDEIIPAFEKARELIKQYSVPVVVEVILERVTNIAMGTEINAINEFNDVLDVA